The Alicyclobacillus sp. SO9 genome includes a region encoding these proteins:
- a CDS encoding DUF6788 family protein, producing the protein MAVQYEGWSIVAQYRKCGKQGCKTCSEGPGHGPYYYGTKVIDGRRRSKYFGKTLPTDDNSQDDIQDVAVLQSKIQSLEREKEQFLRQVRDLEERLSAYQNRSKVNQQHSSAIDTVVQVEMPASVHSVSHIEMNDSGELSRDQIEMIWNEESSQVEATQEVLSQAHNSYINGLFRNTQDKHTRLNQRGGNRPFVCPFRSGGRGGHRTFGNAERLVRTAVPWLIENVSKQQATKYDIASQAERKRQGYRNRYQAMPLNQLQALQDKMRRSVESGNAVGWTMSLSELEQQLKMIEKVIAEKS; encoded by the coding sequence ATGGCTGTGCAGTACGAAGGCTGGAGTATCGTCGCTCAATATCGAAAGTGTGGGAAACAAGGATGTAAGACCTGCTCAGAAGGTCCCGGGCATGGTCCTTATTACTATGGGACTAAAGTCATTGACGGTCGTCGGCGTAGCAAATATTTTGGTAAGACGCTTCCTACTGACGATAACTCACAAGACGACATACAAGATGTAGCTGTCCTGCAATCTAAGATACAGAGCTTGGAACGTGAGAAGGAGCAATTTCTAAGACAAGTTCGGGATTTAGAAGAAAGATTGTCTGCATATCAGAACCGGTCGAAGGTTAATCAACAGCACTCATCTGCAATTGATACTGTAGTACAAGTGGAGATGCCTGCATCTGTGCATTCTGTTAGTCATATAGAAATGAATGATAGTGGAGAATTGAGTCGGGATCAGATAGAGATGATATGGAATGAGGAATCATCACAGGTGGAAGCTACGCAGGAGGTGCTGAGCCAAGCACACAACAGTTACATTAATGGCCTGTTCAGGAACACACAAGATAAACATACAAGATTGAATCAGAGGGGTGGGAACCGTCCCTTTGTATGCCCATTTCGTTCTGGCGGCCGGGGTGGTCATCGTACGTTTGGAAATGCGGAGCGCCTAGTGAGAACTGCTGTACCGTGGTTAATTGAGAATGTATCGAAGCAGCAGGCCACGAAGTATGACATTGCGTCTCAAGCGGAGAGAAAGAGACAAGGGTATCGCAATCGTTATCAAGCTATGCCGTTAAACCAATTGCAGGCCCTACAAGATAAAATGCGTAGGTCTGTAGAATCTGGAAATGCTGTCGGTTGGACTATGAGTCTGTCGGAACTTGAGCAGCAGCTGAAGATGATTGAGAAAGTGATTGCCGAGAAATCTTAA
- a CDS encoding tyrosine-type recombinase/integrase has translation MKNYCVEVVDRFREEQIEKGRSELTAKTYTNTLCKFNEWLLQNEGDINNLTRHDIQSYINHLDSIGRSASTIQKTFAALSVFARFLKRSDIIENIRVPEFRKQNNVAPKSLERNDKNRLLREIERDGNLRNISIAYMLLHTGLRISELCALDVEDVEIHERSGQVIVRHGKGNIARKVPLSAEARHHLSKYLESRGDKNTALFMSNERKRISVRTVQYMLSKHGVHPHQLRHTFCHDLVGSGVDISTVAELAGHSDINVTRRYSKPTQAELEKAIEQVFS, from the coding sequence TTGAAAAATTATTGCGTAGAAGTCGTTGACCGTTTTCGAGAGGAACAGATCGAGAAAGGCAGAAGTGAATTGACAGCCAAGACATACACAAACACCCTCTGTAAATTCAATGAATGGCTGCTGCAAAACGAAGGCGACATTAACAACCTAACGAGACATGACATCCAGTCTTACATAAATCACCTGGACTCAATTGGCCGGAGTGCTTCGACCATACAGAAAACCTTTGCGGCCCTCAGTGTATTTGCGCGATTCCTCAAGCGTTCAGACATCATTGAGAACATCCGTGTTCCGGAATTCAGAAAGCAGAACAATGTCGCCCCAAAGTCTCTAGAGCGTAATGACAAGAACCGCCTACTGAGGGAGATAGAACGAGACGGTAACCTTCGGAATATATCCATTGCATACATGTTGCTTCATACCGGCCTGCGAATTTCCGAACTCTGCGCGTTAGACGTTGAGGATGTCGAGATACACGAACGTAGCGGCCAGGTAATTGTTCGGCATGGTAAGGGTAATATTGCTCGTAAAGTGCCACTATCAGCTGAGGCACGTCATCACTTATCCAAGTACTTAGAATCTCGGGGAGATAAGAATACCGCGTTATTTATGTCCAACGAGCGTAAACGTATTAGTGTGCGTACAGTCCAGTACATGCTATCTAAACATGGTGTACATCCTCATCAGCTGCGTCACACGTTCTGCCATGACTTGGTTGGTTCCGGAGTTGATATTTCTACCGTGGCTGAATTGGCCGGACATAGCGACATCAACGTAACGCGTCGATATAGTAAGCCCACACAAGCAGAATTAGAAAAGGCCATTGAACAGGTGTTCTCTTAA